A genome region from bacterium includes the following:
- a CDS encoding glycosyltransferase family 2 protein has protein sequence MTRGRLVVVSPVYNEQEGIVHFAQATLAVLDTLPYASQLILVCDGATDGTPALLDALQTQHPDRITVIHLSRNFGHQAALTAGMDHADGDAMICLDCDMQHPPSLIPELVARWEQGYDIVQAARREIADVSWFKRATAHAFYAMLNMLSPTRIEPMASDFRLLSRPVLEVFKRDLRERDRFVRGLVSWVGFRYACIEFDAPPRFAGQSNYPLGKMLRFARTGIISFSKVPLKVASLLGLIVSGLSLTYGAYAVFAYIFLARFVIPGWASIVLVTTFLGGCQLLFLGLIGEYIATIFDEIKGRPVYIVARARGPAAAAAAPPPVPPRQAE, from the coding sequence ATGACACGCGGCCGCCTGGTCGTCGTCTCGCCCGTGTACAACGAGCAGGAGGGCATCGTGCACTTCGCGCAGGCGACGCTCGCGGTGCTCGACACCCTGCCCTACGCGTCGCAGCTCATCCTGGTCTGCGACGGCGCCACCGACGGCACGCCGGCGCTGCTCGATGCGCTGCAGACGCAGCATCCGGATCGGATCACGGTCATCCACCTGTCGCGCAATTTCGGCCACCAGGCGGCGCTCACCGCGGGCATGGATCACGCCGACGGCGACGCCATGATCTGCCTCGACTGCGACATGCAGCACCCGCCGTCGCTGATCCCCGAGCTGGTGGCGCGCTGGGAGCAGGGCTACGACATCGTGCAGGCGGCGCGGCGCGAGATCGCCGACGTGAGCTGGTTCAAGCGCGCCACGGCGCACGCCTTCTACGCCATGCTCAACATGCTGTCGCCGACCCGCATCGAGCCGATGGCGTCCGACTTCCGCCTGCTCTCGCGCCCGGTGCTCGAGGTGTTCAAGCGCGACCTGCGCGAACGCGACCGCTTCGTCCGCGGGCTCGTCTCCTGGGTCGGCTTTCGCTACGCCTGCATCGAGTTCGATGCCCCGCCGCGCTTCGCCGGACAGAGCAACTACCCGCTCGGCAAGATGCTGCGCTTCGCCCGCACCGGCATCATCTCGTTCTCCAAGGTGCCCCTCAAGGTCGCCTCGCTGCTCGGCCTCATCGTCAGCGGGCTCAGCCTCACCTACGGCGCCTACGCGGTGTTCGCCTACATCTTTCTCGCCCGCTTCGTCATCCCCGGATGGGCGTCGATCGTCCTCGTGACGACCTTCCTCGGCGGCTGCCAACTGCTCTTCCTGGGTCTGATCGGCGAGTACATCGCGACCATCTTCGACGAGATCAAAGGCCGCCCGGTGTACATCGTCGCCCGGGCGCGCGGCCCGGCGGCCGCCGCCGCGGCGCCGCCACCGGTGCCGCCGCGCCAGGCGGAGTGA
- a CDS encoding glycosyltransferase family 39 protein, translating into MATAEASAGRQALLAAAIGVAVAAQVAIHRDHDALLPWLVLGLAAVVAAAVAARRAAAPAVPAPAAPAPVSTAQRLGLAALALLACAATTTLATRNEQPVAALLLWLASAALGGLATRRWQATPAAAPAIPWRRRELAALAALLVLAALARVLWIDILPRAIFGDEPRVGMFLFNAYTGGRIPNFFRMGWNTWPSLGLSLEGLFAPLRGLDITALRLSSALFGTLGVLATYLLARELSGPRVALLATLLFAICRTAIDFSRLGIAHAQILFLEPLALFHLWRAINRGRAVHWWMAGVASAWCLFSYNAGQLVPPLIAGWLALAAIARPARLRSHWRGAALWAAGLALLFFPYAFYATDAFTFGVNWDQFTVMARNRQTMGQVLEAWRVVGAGRAWEILWRQIWLTWLGFGVLPGGGYLLGYRGGGMLDDVSAALFVLGLAMALRRLRRGRDAFVPYWWLVTVIAGGIVTADPPATVRLVGLLPAIAILAALPLDWLLATAAAGWRRVAGLAAVAGLAAAAAAINWQTYFVDFASQIADPNSELARYLQARPADQRAILLGPEHHLALFQELFLIERPRRADDELDVAHALPLRVPVDAPLTLVLGPTQETQAEYIRSLYPEAVVTEVRHPNGALFFRAVDLTPDDVRRRSGLALAAAPGGPLAGASDPFAALPAEIAADAQLTWTGQIYWPSDRALGLHLLANSPATLRIGDAPPIVTDGRAEGANATLTLPRGWQPIRLEQRNAPGRSLQLIMSGDGIGQAVERAQLRPDGERQGLAATYTVGDETVRMLDPQINAYVIEQRQAPNARVRTPFRAVWRGALRVDRAGTYGFDAIGSGPYRATLDGQPLFAVEAVVPDQPQSASSERVLAVGLHPLEVTFDSAQLAHTTRRIFQLFWTPPGGPRQLIPPTNLVPPTP; encoded by the coding sequence ATGGCGACGGCGGAAGCGAGCGCCGGACGGCAGGCGCTGCTGGCGGCGGCGATCGGCGTCGCGGTGGCGGCGCAGGTCGCCATCCACCGCGATCACGACGCCCTCCTGCCGTGGCTCGTCCTCGGGCTGGCGGCGGTGGTCGCGGCGGCGGTCGCGGCGCGGCGCGCGGCCGCGCCCGCGGTCCCCGCGCCCGCGGCCCCGGCGCCGGTGTCGACGGCGCAGCGCCTCGGGCTCGCGGCGCTGGCGCTCCTCGCCTGCGCCGCGACGACGACGCTCGCGACGCGCAACGAGCAGCCGGTGGCGGCGCTGCTGCTGTGGCTGGCCAGCGCGGCGCTCGGCGGGCTGGCGACCCGGCGCTGGCAGGCGACGCCGGCGGCGGCGCCCGCCATCCCCTGGCGGCGGCGCGAGCTGGCCGCGCTCGCCGCCCTGCTCGTCCTGGCGGCGCTGGCGCGCGTCCTGTGGATCGACATCCTGCCGCGGGCGATCTTCGGCGACGAGCCGCGGGTCGGGATGTTCCTCTTCAACGCCTACACCGGCGGCCGCATCCCCAACTTCTTCCGCATGGGATGGAACACCTGGCCGTCGCTCGGCCTGTCGCTCGAGGGCCTGTTCGCGCCGCTGCGCGGACTCGACATCACCGCCCTGCGGCTGTCGTCGGCGCTGTTCGGCACCCTCGGCGTGCTGGCGACCTACCTGCTGGCGCGCGAGCTCTCGGGGCCGCGCGTCGCCCTGCTGGCGACGCTGCTGTTCGCGATCTGCCGCACCGCCATCGACTTCAGCCGCCTCGGCATCGCGCACGCGCAGATCCTCTTCCTCGAGCCGCTGGCGCTGTTCCACCTCTGGCGGGCGATCAACCGCGGCCGCGCCGTGCACTGGTGGATGGCCGGCGTCGCCAGCGCCTGGTGCCTGTTCAGCTACAACGCCGGCCAACTGGTGCCGCCCCTGATCGCCGGCTGGCTGGCGCTGGCGGCGATCGCGCGGCCGGCGCGGCTGCGCAGCCACTGGCGCGGCGCGGCGCTGTGGGCGGCCGGCCTGGCGCTGCTCTTCTTCCCCTACGCCTTCTACGCCACCGACGCCTTCACCTTCGGCGTCAACTGGGACCAGTTCACCGTGATGGCCCGCAACCGCCAGACCATGGGCCAGGTGCTCGAGGCCTGGCGGGTGGTCGGCGCCGGGCGCGCCTGGGAGATCCTGTGGCGCCAGATCTGGCTGACCTGGCTCGGCTTCGGCGTGCTGCCCGGCGGCGGCTACCTCCTCGGCTACCGCGGCGGCGGCATGCTCGACGACGTCTCCGCCGCGCTCTTCGTCCTCGGCCTGGCGATGGCGCTGCGCCGGCTGCGCCGCGGCCGCGATGCCTTCGTGCCCTACTGGTGGCTGGTGACGGTGATCGCCGGCGGCATCGTCACCGCCGACCCGCCGGCGACGGTGCGCCTGGTCGGCCTGCTGCCGGCGATCGCCATCCTCGCCGCGCTGCCGCTCGACTGGCTGCTCGCCACCGCCGCCGCCGGCTGGCGGCGCGTCGCCGGGCTGGCGGCCGTCGCCGGCCTCGCCGCCGCCGCGGCGGCGATCAACTGGCAGACCTACTTCGTCGACTTCGCGTCGCAGATCGCCGATCCGAATTCCGAGCTCGCGCGCTACCTGCAGGCGCGGCCGGCCGACCAGCGGGCGATTCTCCTCGGGCCCGAGCACCACCTGGCGCTCTTCCAGGAGCTGTTCCTCATCGAGCGCCCGCGCCGCGCCGACGACGAGCTCGACGTCGCCCACGCCCTGCCGCTGCGCGTCCCGGTCGACGCGCCGCTGACGCTGGTGCTCGGCCCGACGCAGGAGACGCAGGCCGAGTACATCCGTTCCCTCTATCCGGAGGCCGTGGTCACCGAGGTCCGCCACCCCAACGGCGCCCTGTTCTTCCGCGCCGTCGACCTGACGCCGGACGACGTCCGCCGGCGCAGCGGCCTCGCCCTCGCCGCCGCGCCCGGCGGCCCGCTGGCCGGCGCCAGCGATCCCTTCGCGGCCCTGCCGGCCGAGATCGCCGCCGACGCCCAGCTCACCTGGACGGGGCAGATCTACTGGCCCTCGGACCGCGCCCTCGGCCTGCACCTGCTCGCCAACAGCCCGGCGACGCTGCGCATCGGCGACGCGCCGCCGATCGTCACCGACGGCCGCGCGGAGGGCGCCAACGCCACGCTGACGCTGCCGCGCGGCTGGCAGCCGATCCGCCTCGAACAGCGCAACGCCCCGGGACGCAGCCTGCAGCTCATCATGTCGGGCGACGGCATCGGACAGGCCGTCGAGCGCGCGCAGTTGCGGCCGGACGGCGAACGCCAGGGGCTGGCGGCGACGTACACGGTCGGCGACGAGACGGTGCGGATGCTCGATCCGCAGATCAACGCCTACGTCATCGAGCAGCGGCAGGCGCCGAACGCCCGCGTGCGGACGCCGTTCCGCGCCGTGTGGCGCGGCGCCCTGCGGGTCGACCGCGCCGGCACCTACGGGTTCGACGCGATCGGCAGCGGCCCCTATCGCGCCACGCTCGACGGCCAGCCGCTGTTCGCGGTCGAGGCCGTGGTGCCCGACCAGCCGCAGAGCGCCAGCAGCGAGCGCGTCCTCGCGGTCGGCCTGCACCCGCTCGAGGTCACCTTCGACAGCGCCCAGCTCGCCCACACGACGCGCCGCATCTTCCAGCTCTTCTGGACCCCGCCCGGCGGCCCGCGCCAGCTCATCCCGCCGACCAACCTGGTGCCGCCGACGCCGTAG
- a CDS encoding LamG domain-containing protein: MERVQLIAVAVMVAALALFGVGYVVDGGRVRGGDGALGVAAGDGTRAAVGIANHGSETRGGSRRGGAGGLLPEERRGKRGGSGADADGGAAEVIAGARRGGAALGRSGSGRGTDGADGALASELLAARTGTLPRAGGGAAAPHHPAQSVDEPAPDEARRDPGGVLLSIPLQGSIDPAQGGDPTQADGVVVDRDAVEFTEQAQYTLPAAGHVDGAMGTIAFDIQPHWAGSDETNNSLLQIRDEHRWENNLQIVKNYNALRFIIIDSSGVETNVNVYIDGWQPNQVHRVTATWGEALMALYVDGQPVGQTTLPNDLVFRDSTPIHVGSDFPGSQYVGANGRISNLTIYGRPLAADEIH, translated from the coding sequence GTGGAGCGGGTACAACTCATCGCCGTGGCGGTCATGGTGGCGGCGCTGGCGCTGTTCGGGGTCGGCTACGTCGTCGACGGCGGCAGGGTGCGGGGCGGCGATGGCGCGCTCGGCGTCGCCGCGGGCGACGGCACCCGCGCCGCGGTGGGCATCGCGAACCACGGGTCCGAGACCCGCGGCGGCAGCCGCCGCGGCGGTGCCGGCGGCCTGCTCCCCGAGGAGCGGCGCGGCAAGCGCGGTGGATCCGGTGCCGACGCCGACGGCGGCGCCGCCGAGGTGATCGCCGGGGCGCGGCGCGGCGGCGCCGCGCTCGGGCGCAGCGGCAGCGGCCGCGGCACGGATGGTGCGGATGGCGCGCTCGCCAGCGAGCTGCTGGCGGCGCGGACGGGGACGTTGCCGCGCGCCGGCGGCGGGGCGGCGGCGCCGCACCACCCGGCGCAGTCGGTGGACGAGCCGGCGCCCGACGAGGCGCGCCGCGATCCCGGCGGGGTCCTGTTGTCGATCCCGCTCCAGGGCAGCATCGATCCAGCGCAGGGCGGCGATCCGACGCAGGCCGACGGCGTGGTGGTGGACCGCGACGCCGTCGAGTTCACCGAGCAGGCGCAGTACACCCTGCCCGCCGCGGGCCACGTCGACGGCGCGATGGGCACCATCGCCTTCGACATCCAACCGCACTGGGCGGGCAGCGACGAGACCAACAACTCGCTGCTGCAGATCCGCGACGAGCACCGGTGGGAGAACAACCTGCAGATCGTGAAGAACTACAACGCGCTGCGCTTCATCATCATCGATTCGAGCGGCGTCGAGACCAACGTCAACGTCTACATCGACGGCTGGCAGCCGAACCAGGTGCACCGGGTGACGGCGACCTGGGGCGAGGCGCTGATGGCGCTCTACGTCGACGGCCAGCCGGTCGGTCAGACGACGTTGCCCAACGACCTGGTGTTCCGCGACTCGACCCCGATCCACGTCGGCTCCGACTTCCCCGGCAGCCAGTACGTCGGCGCCAACGGCCGCATCAGCAACCTGACCATCTACGGCCGCCCGCTCGCCGCCGACGAGATCCACTGA
- a CDS encoding acyl-CoA dehydrogenase family protein, producing the protein MTLFQDGHHAFRAEARAFVERELAPHADDWERNSELPLSAFRALGAAGLLGLTQPARYGGRELDFGYAVVLAEELPRCRMGGATLSILAQASFFSPLLSRYGSERQKAEFLAPAIRGEKIGALASTEPTGGSDISGAVQCTAVEDGDFWVVSGEKMYITNGPIADFVVALVRSKPEGGANGLSLLVVPTDTPGFSVRETLRKLGLHTSPTGWLAFDRCRVPKAFTIGKPHLGYYYHTQNLLEERLIGGVSSLAFADLVLQDTIAYLRQRTAYGRPLSHLQTIRHKIAEMAAEVEMARAFVHAVCEKFRDGHIDAKRICMIKFQVIDIVQRVVERCIQLFGANGFMEANWVTRAYRDIRVLSLGGGTSEVMKDLVASHLRL; encoded by the coding sequence ATGACGCTGTTCCAGGACGGGCACCACGCCTTCCGCGCCGAGGCGCGGGCGTTCGTGGAACGGGAGCTGGCGCCGCACGCCGACGACTGGGAGCGGAATAGCGAGTTGCCGCTGTCGGCGTTCCGCGCGCTGGGCGCCGCCGGGCTGCTCGGGCTGACGCAGCCGGCGCGGTACGGCGGCCGCGAGCTCGACTTCGGCTACGCGGTGGTGCTCGCCGAGGAGCTGCCGCGCTGTCGCATGGGGGGCGCCACCCTCAGCATCCTGGCGCAGGCGAGCTTCTTCAGCCCGCTGCTCAGCCGCTACGGCAGCGAGCGCCAGAAGGCGGAGTTCCTCGCGCCGGCGATCCGCGGCGAGAAGATCGGCGCCCTCGCCTCGACCGAACCGACGGGCGGCTCCGACATCAGCGGCGCCGTGCAGTGCACCGCCGTCGAGGACGGCGATTTCTGGGTGGTGAGCGGCGAGAAGATGTACATCACCAACGGGCCGATCGCCGACTTCGTCGTCGCCCTGGTCCGCAGCAAGCCCGAGGGCGGGGCGAACGGGCTGTCGCTGCTGGTCGTGCCCACCGACACGCCCGGATTCTCGGTGCGCGAGACGCTGCGCAAGCTCGGGCTGCACACCTCGCCCACCGGCTGGCTGGCGTTCGATCGCTGCCGGGTGCCGAAGGCGTTCACCATCGGCAAGCCCCATCTCGGCTACTACTACCACACGCAGAATCTGCTCGAGGAGCGTCTGATCGGCGGCGTCAGCAGCCTCGCCTTCGCCGACCTGGTGCTGCAGGACACCATCGCCTACCTGCGCCAGCGCACGGCCTACGGCCGCCCGCTGTCCCACCTGCAGACGATCCGGCACAAGATCGCCGAGATGGCGGCCGAGGTCGAGATGGCGCGCGCCTTCGTCCACGCGGTGTGCGAGAAGTTCCGCGACGGTCACATCGACGCCAAGCGCATCTGCATGATCAAGTTCCAGGTGATCGACATCGTGCAGCGCGTGGTCGAGCGCTGCATCCAGCTCTTCGGCGCCAACGGCTTCATGGAGGCCAACTGGGTCACCCGCGCCTATCGCGACATCCGCGTCCTCAGCCTCGGCGGCGGCACCTCCGAGGTGATGAAGGACCTGGTCGCCAGCCACCTGCGGCTGTAG
- a CDS encoding acyl carrier protein, which produces MDATPERKREDVWNLIASTLETLGVPADRITPGASLADDLGLESVAFVELQVTLEDELGIEIDPIQVVELNELSAIVDYLCGLPRVIP; this is translated from the coding sequence ATGGATGCGACGCCGGAGCGGAAACGGGAAGACGTCTGGAACCTGATCGCGTCGACGCTCGAGACGCTCGGCGTGCCCGCCGACCGGATCACGCCGGGCGCGAGCCTCGCCGACGACCTGGGATTGGAGTCGGTGGCCTTCGTCGAGCTGCAGGTCACGCTCGAGGACGAGCTCGGCATCGAGATCGATCCCATCCAGGTGGTCGAGCTGAACGAGCTGTCGGCGATCGTCGACTACCTCTGCGGGTTGCCTCGCGTCATCCCATGA
- a CDS encoding thioesterase family protein, with protein sequence MDAREFLGLVATHNPHRWYLPVERKLTVRERFLFGGCGLAAAVTAMEITTGRPLVWATAQYLSYARRPAVLDLDVVVPVAGRNTTQARVIGHVGDQEIFTVNAALGSRDLEISGQWARMPSVPRPEDCPRPPQLPDAAGTIHDQVELRVAVGRYGAQRDGTPSPDGRSALWVRLPRELDRSAAGLCIVADWVPSGIGQALGRWAGGNSLDNTIRILDLVPTDWVLADIQVHGIAKGFGHGRVHLWSEDGHLMATGNQSLIVRFHDTGERR encoded by the coding sequence ATGGACGCGCGCGAGTTTCTCGGCCTGGTGGCGACCCACAACCCGCACCGCTGGTATCTGCCGGTGGAGCGCAAGCTGACGGTGCGGGAGCGCTTCCTCTTCGGCGGCTGCGGGCTGGCGGCGGCGGTGACGGCGATGGAGATCACCACCGGGCGACCGCTGGTCTGGGCGACGGCGCAGTACCTGTCGTACGCGCGCCGCCCGGCGGTCCTGGACCTCGACGTGGTCGTGCCGGTCGCCGGCCGCAACACGACGCAGGCGCGGGTCATCGGCCACGTCGGCGACCAGGAGATCTTCACCGTCAACGCCGCCCTCGGCAGCCGCGACCTGGAGATCAGCGGCCAGTGGGCGCGCATGCCGAGCGTGCCGCGGCCCGAGGACTGTCCGCGTCCGCCGCAACTGCCCGACGCCGCGGGCACCATCCACGACCAGGTCGAGCTGCGCGTCGCCGTCGGCCGCTACGGCGCGCAGCGCGACGGCACCCCGAGCCCGGACGGCCGCTCGGCGCTGTGGGTGCGCCTGCCGCGCGAGCTCGACCGCTCCGCCGCCGGGCTGTGCATCGTCGCCGACTGGGTGCCCTCCGGCATCGGCCAGGCGCTCGGTCGCTGGGCCGGGGGCAACAGCCTCGACAACACCATCCGCATCCTCGACCTGGTGCCCACCGACTGGGTGCTCGCCGACATCCAGGTGCACGGCATCGCCAAGGGCTTCGGCCATGGCCGCGTCCACCTGTGGAGCGAGGACGGCCACCTGATGGCGACCGGCAACCAGTCGCTGATCGTGCGCTTCCACGACACCGGCGAACGCCGGTGA
- a CDS encoding NHL repeat-containing protein, which yields MSGRVGRVVLWLLAIGLLALAWRAQLAFQYDDQRILWGWRTLGAVAALFVCWRLALRGAVPARPALARRVEVGLALLALGLGVGFRLLHGATVPPGMNHDAAFNGMYALHILQGAPYTPYVSAAWGRETLFMYLCTPLVAWLGNRPEPIQWAATLVGIATLPVFYAFARATVGPRVALLGLALLAVCGWHVLFSRVGWRMIMVPPFAMAALLGLWAGLAGRRWGWLLAGAAAAGAIYTYDAGRMVPVMIAALLGLAALATPRRWRHHLFGALVALFTFLLVGAPMLHYAATHPQQFFGRAANLAGSSGEGVLATIGDALLMFNYRGNGNDFFVDEPLLEPLLAALFGFGALVTLSRWRGGAERFLLGGFALALLPGILAVPNGNRCIIALPFVILFAAIGLAALLDLCAALLPPAAARGAAAALTLAVIGIAGIETYREFLGPAPRRIIGFSPEATAAGEYLRGFGERYSRYVVAEDWPDYTLTYLSYNGGGSPLESHYVLGRRLEDIEPRINRYGRKGLVFATDLKPAGRAAFERLSRLFGEHRSEAITSRRADGRPVGMALIVEPQHTAHSGLFSDTSRVLAVGGDGAATAMRCFPAVGQALGYTVRLQLMRLQGAGAGGEVALLSECPPRLGRAPLVLTLGFGDGGLEARGRTTATVVPASALEAGRWYELVIALGGDGRATLYVDGGAPTVLPLAAPASRLTGFVVNAAPGIRLFVDDVAAAPGLLSPGEAQWSPARQPSELNTFEEDFETTPFGAVSADARWRGISGAVSAVASPAGSAPEAPAPADANSAFDGGQGSGPGELDQPIGIAVGPGGRLFVADRNNHRIQSFARDGSFLRAWGGPGAGPGQFREPHDVAADDEFVYVADLWNQRVQAFDRDGQPMFTITGAPSLSSPRGLAVRDRRIYIAEAAGGRVTVYDRDGHLLATYGESGGSGIGHLVEPVDVAVAPNGDVWVVNSGNNRLERFAADGRAIGSIPVPGWSGERLKEVYLAIDDDGILYVGDWDAQAVRRFRPDGSELAPLGTAIKEPSGIALDGDRLLVVSRGEDVVRVVPLR from the coding sequence ATGAGCGGCAGGGTCGGACGGGTCGTCCTCTGGCTGCTGGCGATCGGGCTGCTGGCCCTCGCCTGGCGGGCGCAGCTCGCCTTCCAGTACGACGACCAGCGCATCCTCTGGGGCTGGCGCACGCTCGGCGCAGTGGCGGCGCTGTTCGTCTGCTGGCGGCTGGCGCTGCGCGGCGCGGTGCCGGCGCGGCCGGCGCTGGCGCGGCGGGTCGAGGTCGGGCTGGCCCTGCTCGCCCTCGGACTCGGCGTCGGCTTCCGCCTGCTGCACGGCGCCACCGTTCCGCCGGGGATGAACCACGACGCCGCGTTCAACGGCATGTACGCGCTGCACATCCTGCAGGGCGCGCCGTACACGCCGTACGTGTCGGCGGCGTGGGGACGCGAGACGCTCTTCATGTACCTCTGCACGCCGCTGGTCGCCTGGCTCGGCAACCGGCCGGAGCCGATCCAGTGGGCGGCCACCCTGGTCGGCATCGCCACCCTGCCGGTGTTCTACGCCTTCGCCCGGGCGACGGTCGGCCCGCGCGTTGCCCTGCTCGGGCTGGCGCTGCTGGCGGTGTGCGGCTGGCACGTCCTGTTCTCGCGCGTCGGCTGGCGCATGATCATGGTGCCGCCGTTCGCGATGGCGGCGCTGCTCGGCCTGTGGGCCGGGCTGGCCGGCCGGCGCTGGGGCTGGCTGCTCGCCGGGGCGGCGGCGGCGGGGGCGATCTACACCTACGATGCCGGCCGGATGGTGCCGGTCATGATCGCGGCGCTGCTCGGCCTGGCGGCGCTGGCCACGCCGCGGCGCTGGCGGCACCACCTGTTCGGCGCCCTGGTGGCGCTCTTCACCTTCCTGCTCGTCGGGGCGCCGATGCTCCACTACGCCGCCACCCATCCGCAGCAGTTCTTCGGCCGCGCCGCCAACCTCGCCGGCAGCAGCGGCGAGGGGGTGCTGGCGACCATCGGCGACGCCCTCCTGATGTTCAACTACCGCGGCAACGGCAACGACTTCTTCGTCGACGAGCCGCTGCTCGAGCCGCTGCTCGCGGCGCTGTTCGGATTCGGCGCGCTGGTGACCCTGAGCCGCTGGCGCGGCGGCGCCGAGCGTTTCCTGCTCGGCGGCTTCGCGCTGGCGCTCCTGCCGGGCATCCTCGCGGTGCCGAACGGCAATCGCTGCATCATCGCGCTGCCCTTCGTCATCCTCTTCGCGGCGATCGGTCTCGCCGCGCTGCTCGACCTGTGCGCCGCGCTGCTGCCGCCGGCGGCGGCGCGCGGGGCGGCGGCGGCGCTGACGCTGGCCGTGATCGGCATCGCCGGTATCGAGACCTATCGCGAATTTCTCGGCCCGGCGCCGCGCCGCATCATCGGTTTCAGCCCCGAGGCGACGGCGGCGGGCGAGTACCTGCGCGGCTTCGGCGAGCGCTACAGCCGCTACGTCGTCGCCGAGGACTGGCCCGACTACACGCTCACCTATCTCTCGTACAACGGCGGCGGCTCGCCGCTCGAGAGCCACTACGTCCTCGGGCGGCGGCTGGAGGACATCGAGCCGCGCATCAACCGCTACGGGCGCAAGGGGCTGGTCTTCGCCACCGACCTCAAGCCCGCCGGCCGCGCCGCCTTCGAGCGCCTGTCGCGCCTGTTCGGCGAGCACCGCAGCGAGGCGATCACCAGCCGGCGCGCCGACGGCCGGCCGGTCGGCATGGCGCTGATCGTGGAGCCGCAGCACACGGCGCACAGCGGCCTGTTCTCCGACACCTCGCGCGTGCTGGCGGTCGGCGGCGACGGCGCGGCCACCGCCATGCGCTGCTTCCCCGCCGTCGGCCAGGCCCTCGGCTACACCGTGCGCCTGCAGCTCATGCGCCTGCAGGGCGCGGGCGCCGGCGGCGAGGTGGCGCTGCTCAGCGAGTGCCCGCCGCGCCTCGGACGGGCGCCGCTGGTCCTGACGCTGGGCTTCGGCGACGGCGGGCTCGAGGCGCGCGGCCGCACGACGGCGACGGTGGTGCCCGCGTCGGCGCTCGAGGCCGGGCGCTGGTACGAGCTGGTGATCGCGCTCGGCGGCGACGGGCGCGCGACCCTCTACGTCGACGGCGGCGCGCCGACGGTCCTGCCGCTGGCGGCGCCGGCATCGCGCCTGACCGGATTCGTGGTCAACGCCGCGCCGGGCATCCGCCTGTTCGTCGACGACGTCGCCGCGGCGCCCGGTCTCCTGTCACCGGGCGAGGCGCAGTGGAGCCCGGCGCGGCAGCCGTCGGAGCTGAACACCTTCGAGGAGGACTTCGAGACGACGCCGTTCGGCGCGGTCAGCGCCGACGCGCGCTGGCGCGGCATCAGCGGGGCGGTGTCGGCGGTCGCCAGCCCGGCCGGCTCGGCGCCCGAGGCGCCGGCGCCGGCGGATGCCAACAGCGCCTTCGACGGCGGCCAGGGCAGCGGGCCGGGCGAGCTCGATCAGCCGATCGGCATCGCCGTCGGACCGGGCGGGCGCCTATTCGTCGCCGACCGCAACAACCACCGCATCCAGTCGTTCGCCCGCGACGGCAGCTTCCTGCGCGCCTGGGGGGGACCGGGAGCGGGCCCGGGCCAGTTTCGCGAGCCGCACGACGTCGCCGCCGACGACGAGTTCGTCTACGTCGCCGACCTCTGGAACCAGCGCGTCCAGGCGTTCGACCGCGACGGCCAGCCGATGTTCACCATCACCGGCGCGCCGAGCCTCTCGAGCCCGCGCGGGCTCGCCGTGCGCGACCGCCGCATCTACATCGCCGAGGCGGCCGGCGGGCGGGTCACCGTCTACGATCGCGACGGGCACCTGCTCGCCACCTACGGCGAGAGCGGCGGCAGCGGCATCGGGCACCTGGTGGAACCGGTCGACGTCGCGGTGGCGCCGAACGGCGACGTCTGGGTCGTGAACTCGGGCAACAATCGCCTCGAGCGCTTCGCCGCCGACGGTCGCGCCATCGGCAGCATCCCCGTTCCCGGCTGGAGCGGCGAGCGCCTGAAGGAGGTCTACCTGGCGATCGACGACGACGGCATCCTCTACGTCGGCGACTGGGACGCCCAGGCGGTGCGCCGCTTCCGCCCCGACGGCAGCGAGCTGGCGCCGCTCGGCACCGCCATCAAGGAGCCGTCCGGCATCGCCCTCGACGGCGATCGCCTCCTCGTCGTGTCGCGCGGCGAGGACGTGGTGCGCGTCGTGCCGCTGCGCTGA